The genomic region AAGCCCTTTAGCAGTACCAGGGCGGGTATAATCTCAATCCTACCAATCCACATGTTGAATATTAGGAATAACTCTGCCAAATCAGGCATGGTGGGAGAAACTATTCCCATGGTAAGTCCCACATTCCCCTGGGCAGAGGCCACTTCAAATAAAGAGTTCAGGCCCCCGTAACCATAACTCGTTAGCACTATCCAGCTTACGAAAATAAAAAACAGGTATATGAAAGTGTAACTTCCAGCTTCCCTTATTTCCACGTCGCCCACAGGTTTACCACTGATCTTACGGGGAATAATCGAACCTTGTGGTGATAATATTCTTTTTATTTCCCAGTAAAATTCTTTTATCAGGGTAACGATCCTTATGAGTTTTATGGCCCCGGTGGTGGAACCAGCAGACATACCAATGATCATGGCCACTAAAATAATTACTTTGGCGTAATCTGACCATTGGATCATGGTACTTAATGGTTGAATACTAGATCCAGTACAACTTAAAGCAGATATGACAAAAAAGGCAGAATCTATGGATGTAAAGTTAGCATTAACAACTAGAAGAATGTAAAACACGCTTAATATAATTATCATAGCTTGAAATTGGATATCATGGAATACATCGATGGCTCTTCCCTTTAAAGCCTTGTAATGGACCAGGAAACTGGTACCTCCCAGTATCATCAGGATCATGGTCACGATGTAAATGGCCGTGCTGCCGTAGGCACCGATGTTGTCATTTTTAATGGACATGCCTCCGGTGGAAAGGTTGGTAAAGGTGTTATTTATGGCATCGAACAGGTTCATGCCCACGACCACGTAGAGGGCAATACCCACAATGGTGTATAAGAGGTAGATCCACCAGATGGTCTTTACTGTACTGGTTATGCTGGGTTTTATTTTCTCTTCGCGTGCTTCAGATTTATATAAACGTGATGCTGCAGTTCCAGGCCGTATTAAAACTCCTATAACCACAATAACTACTCCTAGACCTCCTACCCACTGTTCAAGGCTCCTCAAAAATAGAATGGACTTGGGTAGTATTTCCACATTGGGATAAATGGTGAGGCCACTGCCACTCCAGGCAGACATACTCTCAAAATAAG from Methanobacterium formicicum harbors:
- a CDS encoding TrkH family potassium uptake protein, producing MQGIGAVILIPIIIALIYGEHDYIGFLAFGAFSIGLGSILRRLPADYNRLQLKHGMIIASLAWLWAALIGSFCLMYSTNIDFLNAYFESMSAWSGSGLTIYPNVEILPKSILFLRSLEQWVGGLGVVIVVIGVLIRPGTAASRLYKSEAREEKIKPSITSTVKTIWWIYLLYTIVGIALYVVVGMNLFDAINNTFTNLSTGGMSIKNDNIGAYGSTAIYIVTMILMILGGTSFLVHYKALKGRAIDVFHDIQFQAMIIILSVFYILLVVNANFTSIDSAFFVISALSCTGSSIQPLSTMIQWSDYAKVIILVAMIIGMSAGSTTGAIKLIRIVTLIKEFYWEIKRILSPQGSIIPRKISGKPVGDVEIREAGSYTFIYLFFIFVSWIVLTSYGYGGLNSLFEVASAQGNVGLTMGIVSPTMPDLAELFLIFNMWIGRIEIIPALVLLKGLWDAIKG